The Clarias gariepinus isolate MV-2021 ecotype Netherlands chromosome 4, CGAR_prim_01v2, whole genome shotgun sequence genome window below encodes:
- the crp1 gene encoding pentraxin fusion protein, which translates to MLARLVVLFSLLSLTSATKGGLNGKVLLFPYETDFSFVKLSPQKPLSLSAFSLCMRIATELQDERQIILFAYRTNSTDELNMWRESDGRISFYLGGDGALFRLKPLSSFRTHLCLTWDSSTGLAAFHVDGRRSTRQIYRPGHKIRPHGTVLLGQDPDTHLGRFEVTQSFVGEMTDVNMWDFALSRIQINALYSNLKHRVPRGNVLDWSTVEYEIHGNVMVVYDD; encoded by the exons ATGCTCGCCCGACTTGTTGTGCTCTTCTCTCTGCTGTCCCTCACCTCTGCCACTAAAG gaGGTCTGAATGGGAAGGTTCTCCTGTTTCCTTATGAGACAGATTTCAGTTTTGTAAAGCTCAGTCCTCAGaagcctctctctctgtcagcaTTTAGTCTGTGCATGCGCATCGCTACTGAGCTGCAGGATGAGCGACAGATCATCCTCTTTGCATATCGTACCAACAGCACAGATGAGCTCAACATGTGGCGTGAGAGCGATGGACGGATCTCTTTCTACCTGGGCGGAGATGGTGCACTATTCCGCCTTAAACCCCTCTCCAGCTTCCGCACTCACCTGTGTCTGACGTGGGACTCCAGTACCGGCCTCGCCGCCTTCCATGTGGACGGACGCCGCAGCACACGACAGATCTACAGACCAGGCCATAAGATCCGGCCTCATGGTACTGTGCTGCTTGGCCAGGACCCTGACACACACCTGGGGCGTTTTGAGGTAACGCAGAGCTTTGTGGGTGAGATGACGGATGTGAACATGTGGGACTTCGCTCTGTCACGCATCCAAATTAATGCTCTGTACTCCAACCTGAAACACAGAGTGCCACGTGGAAATGTGCTCGACTGGAGCACTGTGGAGTATGAGATCCACGGCAATGTCATGGTTGTGTATGACGactga